One Sebastes umbrosus isolate fSebUmb1 chromosome 6, fSebUmb1.pri, whole genome shotgun sequence DNA window includes the following coding sequences:
- the gnat2 gene encoding guanine nucleotide-binding protein G(t) subunit alpha-2 has protein sequence MGAGASAEDKKSKELEKQLQEDADKDAKTVKLLLLGAGESGKSTIVKQMKILHQGGYTKAEQMEFRAIVFGNILQSALAIIRGMEMLSIDFGSSAAQENAQKLQNLSDSIEEGSMPAELSDVIMKLWKDSGVQAGFDRAAEYQLNDSAGYYLNEMDRISKPDYLPTEQDVLRSRVKTTGIIEEQFACKELYFRMFDVGGQRSERKKWIHCFEGVTCIIFCGALSAYDMVLVEDDEVNRMHESLHLFNSICNHRFFALTSIVLFLNKKDLFEEKIKKVHLSICFPDYDGSNTYEDASNYIKTQFMDLNMKKGVKEIYSHLTCATDTRNVEIVFNAVTDIIIKENLKSCGLF, from the exons atggGTGCAGGAGCAAGCGCCGAGGACAAAAAATCCAAGGAGTTGGAAAAGCAACTCCAAGAAGATGCTGATAAGGACGCTAAAACGGTCAAGCTATTACTGCTTG GCGCTGGTGAGTCAGGGAAAAGCACCATCGTAAAACAAATGAA GATTCTGCATCAAGGTGGTTACACAAAAGCGGAACAGATGGAGTTCAGAGCGATCGTCTTCGGCAACATCCTGCAGTCTGCTCTGGCTATCATCAGAGGCATGGAGATGCTCAGCATTGATTTCGGCTCGTCCGCTGCGCAG gaGAATGCACAGAAGCTGCAGAACTTGTCAGACTCCATTGAAGAAGGCTCGATGCCTGCTGAGCTGTCTGACGTCATCATGAAGCTGTGGAAAGACAGTGGAGTGCAGGCCGGCTTCGACAGAGCTGCTGAGTACCAACTGAACGACTCTGCTGGATA CTACCTCAATGAAATGGACCGAATCAGCAAGCCAGACTACCTCCCCACTGAGCAGGACGTGCTGCGATCTCGAGTCAAAACAACTGGTATCATTGAAGAACAGTTCGCCTGCAAAGAGTTGTACTTCAG GATGTTCGACGTGGGCGGCCAGAGgtcagagagaaagaagtgGATCCACTGTTTCGAGGGTGTGACCTGCATCATCTTCTGCGGAGCTCTCAGTGCATACGACATGGTGCTGGTAGAGGACGACGAAGTG AACCGCATGCACGAGTCCCTCCATCTATTCAACAGTATCTGCAACCACAGATTCTTCGCACTGACCTCCATCGTGCTTTTCCTCAACAAGAAGGATCTCTTTGAAGAAAAGATCAAGAAAGTCCATCTGAGTATCTGCTTCCCAGACTACGATG GCTCCAACACGTACGAAGACGCCAGCAACTACATCAAGACGCAGTTCATGGACCTGAACATGAAGAAGGGCGTGAAAGAAATCTACTCCCACTTGACCTGTGCCACAGACACAAGGAACGTCGAGATTGTGTTCAACGCTGTGACGGACATCATCATCAAAGAAAACCTTAAAAGCTGCGGTCTCTTCTAA